One segment of Candidatus Izemoplasma sp. DNA contains the following:
- a CDS encoding glycoside hydrolase family 2 TIM barrel-domain containing protein, with product MKRIPLNNNWHYLDHFDPSFIDTPLVSPEEIRLPHTNKELPYHYFDERSYQFVSSYEQFLTVEKQTDKQYYLHFEGVMTVATVYLNGIEVGSHKGGYTPFKIHVTDHLKNGENRLFVKVDSTERTDVPPFGFVVDYLTYGGIYREVTLLEKEANHIEDVFVHVERDLLHIDIHSIFTKGNLIEAKIAIKQDDTLIKSFDQRLDQETTQIVETCHLNTWDIDTPNMYTLEIYSGEVLLYQTRFAKRDIAFKVDGFYLNGERLKLRGLNRHQSYPYVGYAMPSSAQKRDADILKYDLGCTVVRSSHYPPSRHFLDRCDDIGLLVVTELPGWQHIGDDLWKEVAKENVREMIIRDRNHPSIILWGVRINESPDDDSFYQATNHIAHELDPTRPTGGVRNFKGSTLFEDVYTYNDFVHRGDNIGLEAPKKVAKQTAPYLVTEYNGHMYPTKPFDDEIHRINQVKRHLNVLEYAYRDPKISGAIGWCMFDYNTHKDFGSGDKICYHGVLDMFRNTKYAAHVYASQNDHEPILEIASNLQIGDFEASEIKEVIVLTNLDEVKFYINEDYIKTFKPSKEYTHLDHPPIIIDDFIGNLIHDNEPYSKKDADTIKAILLHIMKHGMNLPLRLKLKMAWVLFKNKLSIDEAAKLYEHYVGKWGLASLTYRFEGYKNGALVMTKQVGPSYSNHLSVTIDDNEIAETDTYEVTKMTVMHKDHNDNRLFYSALPVTLTIDGPLECIGPKTRPLRGGVTSFHVKTTGKKGLAKAIISTQEFPDERLEITVL from the coding sequence ATGAAACGGATACCACTCAATAACAATTGGCACTATCTTGATCATTTTGACCCATCTTTTATTGACACGCCCCTCGTTAGTCCAGAAGAAATCCGCTTGCCGCATACGAATAAAGAGTTACCATATCACTATTTTGATGAGCGTAGTTACCAATTTGTTAGTAGTTATGAGCAATTCTTAACGGTAGAGAAACAAACTGATAAACAGTACTATCTACATTTTGAGGGTGTCATGACCGTTGCGACTGTCTATCTAAACGGGATAGAAGTAGGCTCGCATAAAGGAGGCTATACGCCATTTAAAATCCATGTTACAGATCATTTAAAAAATGGGGAAAATCGATTGTTTGTTAAAGTCGATTCAACGGAACGTACCGATGTCCCACCATTTGGATTTGTTGTTGATTATTTAACATATGGTGGCATCTACCGTGAAGTGACCTTGCTCGAAAAAGAAGCGAATCATATTGAAGATGTGTTTGTTCATGTTGAACGAGATTTACTCCACATTGATATACACAGTATCTTTACAAAAGGGAATCTTATTGAAGCAAAAATCGCCATCAAACAAGATGACACATTAATTAAAAGTTTTGATCAACGCTTGGATCAAGAGACAACACAAATTGTTGAAACGTGTCACCTAAACACATGGGATATTGACACTCCTAATATGTATACACTTGAGATATATAGTGGTGAAGTATTATTGTATCAGACACGATTTGCCAAACGCGATATCGCCTTTAAAGTGGATGGGTTTTACTTGAATGGTGAGCGCTTAAAGTTGCGTGGATTAAATCGCCATCAGTCCTATCCATATGTTGGATATGCGATGCCTTCAAGTGCACAAAAACGCGATGCCGATATCTTAAAATATGACTTAGGATGTACAGTTGTAAGAAGCTCTCACTATCCACCAAGTCGTCACTTCTTAGACCGGTGTGATGATATAGGATTATTGGTTGTAACTGAGTTGCCGGGGTGGCAACACATCGGTGATGACTTATGGAAAGAGGTTGCGAAAGAAAATGTTCGTGAGATGATCATTCGAGATCGTAATCACCCATCAATTATATTATGGGGGGTTCGTATTAATGAATCACCTGACGATGATTCATTCTATCAAGCAACCAATCATATCGCGCATGAGTTGGATCCAACACGTCCAACAGGTGGGGTTAGAAACTTCAAAGGATCAACACTTTTTGAAGATGTGTACACTTACAATGATTTTGTTCATAGAGGCGATAATATCGGTCTTGAAGCCCCTAAAAAAGTCGCAAAACAAACTGCGCCATATCTCGTGACAGAATATAACGGGCATATGTATCCAACAAAACCATTTGATGATGAAATACACCGGATCAACCAAGTTAAACGCCATTTAAATGTATTGGAATATGCCTATAGAGATCCGAAAATTTCGGGTGCTATTGGTTGGTGTATGTTTGACTATAATACGCATAAAGACTTTGGAAGCGGCGATAAAATTTGTTATCATGGTGTTCTAGATATGTTTAGAAATACAAAGTATGCAGCACATGTCTACGCTTCGCAAAACGATCATGAACCGATTTTAGAAATAGCATCTAATTTACAAATTGGTGATTTTGAAGCAAGTGAAATTAAAGAGGTTATTGTCTTAACCAATTTAGATGAAGTCAAGTTTTACATTAACGAAGACTATATAAAAACCTTTAAGCCATCAAAGGAGTATACACATTTAGATCATCCCCCAATTATTATTGACGATTTTATTGGGAATCTAATTCATGATAATGAACCCTATTCAAAAAAAGATGCTGACACCATTAAAGCGATATTGTTACATATCATGAAACACGGTATGAACTTACCACTTCGATTGAAACTTAAAATGGCTTGGGTACTGTTTAAAAATAAATTATCGATTGATGAAGCTGCTAAATTGTATGAACATTACGTCGGTAAATGGGGACTAGCTTCATTAACCTATCGTTTCGAAGGATATAAAAATGGTGCTTTAGTGATGACAAAACAAGTAGGACCATCGTACTCTAATCATCTTAGTGTCACAATAGACGATAATGAGATAGCTGAAACAGATACCTATGAAGTTACTAAAATGACTGTTATGCACAAAGATCACAATGACAATAGATTGTTCTATTCTGCCTTACCTGTAACACTAACTATTGATGGTCCATTAGAATGTATCGGTCCAAAGACACGACCACTTCGTGGTGGTGTGACCAGTTTCCATGTCAAAACAACAGGCAAAAAAGGTTTAGCTAAAGCTATTATATCAACTCAGGAGTTCCCTGACGAACGTCTTGAAATCACCGTTTTATAA
- a CDS encoding glycoside-pentoside-hexuronide (GPH):cation symporter, with the protein MTSKKLTKKTKFAYALGGLGKDMMFATSTYMMFYFNDLLGISSAFLGVMIMVVRIWDAINDPIMGTIVDKTESRWGKFRPWILIGTVLNAFILVMLFLNPGFQTNSIIQLVYVTTFYTLWGMTYTLMDIPFWSMIPALSYDQKEREDVTVLTRLFTSIGYFIVAGGYITFAHLLAGGDTPEAEIRGLLIFAIIVAVIFVITEIITVTNVKENIQPADKEKRSLKKMFELLKKNDQLLVVMVVVLTINFTLYITSGMAIYYITYAVGNSDYFIIFMAVGGILQMLGTIVFYQLRNYFNRKKIFNLAILIQFVGFILLFFNAFLFKSHVVLLFVFAGIVFLGQGIFMVIQTVILSDTVEYGEWKTHKRSESIAFSVQTFVVKMAMGLSSGVIGIGLAIINFVPSRQINGVITRFEQSSTTLLGMSLIMFILPLFGLLIGQFVFNKTHILDEAKYALIVKELKLRKEAKDETDTTQ; encoded by the coding sequence ATGACTAGTAAGAAGCTAACCAAAAAAACGAAGTTTGCTTATGCCCTTGGTGGGCTAGGGAAAGATATGATGTTCGCAACGAGCACATATATGATGTTTTATTTTAATGATTTACTTGGAATCAGTAGTGCGTTTTTAGGTGTAATGATTATGGTTGTCCGTATTTGGGATGCCATCAATGATCCCATCATGGGAACCATTGTGGATAAGACAGAATCAAGATGGGGGAAATTTAGACCCTGGATTTTAATTGGAACAGTATTAAATGCCTTTATCTTGGTTATGTTATTTTTAAATCCTGGCTTTCAAACGAACTCAATCATACAACTTGTTTATGTCACAACATTCTATACGCTTTGGGGTATGACCTATACATTGATGGACATTCCCTTCTGGTCAATGATACCTGCGCTTAGTTATGATCAAAAAGAACGTGAGGATGTTACGGTATTAACTCGATTGTTTACCAGTATTGGGTATTTTATTGTTGCTGGGGGATATATTACCTTCGCCCATCTATTAGCCGGTGGAGATACGCCTGAAGCTGAGATTAGAGGATTACTTATTTTTGCAATTATCGTTGCCGTTATTTTTGTCATTACAGAAATCATCACCGTTACAAATGTAAAAGAAAACATTCAACCTGCCGATAAAGAAAAACGATCACTTAAAAAAATGTTTGAACTATTAAAGAAAAATGACCAGTTGTTAGTAGTAATGGTTGTTGTATTAACGATTAACTTCACCCTATACATTACTAGTGGTATGGCGATTTATTACATCACCTATGCGGTGGGAAATAGTGATTACTTTATTATCTTTATGGCTGTTGGAGGCATCCTTCAAATGCTCGGAACCATTGTCTTTTATCAACTTAGAAATTATTTCAATCGGAAAAAAATATTTAATCTTGCGATATTGATTCAATTTGTTGGATTCATACTATTATTCTTCAATGCCTTTTTATTTAAATCACATGTCGTACTCCTCTTTGTCTTTGCGGGAATTGTCTTTTTAGGACAAGGGATATTTATGGTTATTCAAACTGTTATATTGAGTGATACTGTAGAGTATGGAGAATGGAAAACACATAAACGAAGTGAATCTATTGCGTTTAGTGTCCAAACCTTCGTTGTGAAAATGGCAATGGGATTATCAAGTGGGGTCATCGGGATTGGTCTTGCCATAATTAATTTTGTTCCATCAAGACAAATCAATGGCGTGATTACCCGTTTTGAACAATCTAGTACAACGTTACTTGGAATGAGTTTAATAATGTTCATTTTACCATTATTTGGACTATTAATCGGGCAATTTGTCTTTAACAAAACACATATATTAGATGAAGCGAAATACGCATTAATTGTGAAAGAATTAAAATTAAGAAAAGAGGCAAAAGATGAAACGGATACCACTCAATAA
- a CDS encoding alpha-galactosidase translates to MIKISDKVFHLSTETTSYLFCVNEHNHLEHLYYGEHLDVLDNIDAYLERYAFELGSATSYRADTRGYMLNHVKLEASTYGKGDYRLPMLHIEGKDGIRTTDFTYKSHHIITNYTVKNMPLSRKEETLKVILYDDILDLELALYYSVFTRENIITRHAEIRNCSSDDVVLDRASSINLDLLYNKQVLTKLDGAWIREKHKNTYQLTKGTLVIDSKKGVSSADHNPAFMLQDDVGITGMILMYSGNFEATFEVTPHDLLRVTLGINHFDFRYTLSKDSTFITPEVILSYSVKDETHLANQFHQFINAYVIPKQHQKARPIIINNWEATYFDFNEKKLIAIAKKAKKLGMELLCLDDGWFGHRDDDTSSLGDWQTHPKKLKKGLGKLITKINAIGLEFGLWIEPEMISINSELYIAHPEWAIQLPDTVPSIGRNQLVLDLAQQAVQDFIIETVSELLKTYNITYIKWDHNRNLTDSYTPGDNPYAHHYLYTMGLYRIIETLTTRHQDVLFESCASGGNRADLGMMYYMPQTWTSDNTDPDERLLIQEGASLFYPLSNMSNHVASEVSHQMFRKTPLETRFNVAAFGVLGYELDVTKLTPFDEKVIAKQILFYKTYRTLFQYGYFQIIPHPKYHVWAVYNDTFDQAIVMVYQHHMTPNPRIERIKIPLLTKGSYTVETREQFFNIRAFGSLVNEALPISLKVHSWLYNTIANRYLFKANTFNVTRQSTTLKHHGLILPHEFTSTGYNDQVMPLPDYNSQLFILKKIKEIDND, encoded by the coding sequence ATGATTAAGATATCAGATAAAGTCTTTCACCTTTCAACCGAAACGACGAGTTACCTCTTTTGTGTCAATGAACACAATCATTTAGAACACTTATATTATGGTGAACATCTCGATGTTCTAGATAATATAGATGCCTATTTAGAACGCTACGCGTTTGAATTAGGTAGTGCAACATCATACCGTGCCGACACAAGAGGATATATGTTAAATCATGTCAAACTAGAAGCATCGACATACGGCAAAGGAGACTATCGCTTGCCGATGCTTCATATTGAAGGGAAAGATGGAATTAGAACGACAGATTTTACGTATAAAAGCCACCACATCATAACGAACTATACCGTAAAAAATATGCCGTTATCACGTAAAGAAGAAACGTTAAAAGTTATTTTATATGACGATATTTTAGATCTTGAGTTGGCGCTATATTATTCTGTGTTTACGCGTGAAAATATCATAACAAGACACGCTGAGATACGTAACTGCTCGAGTGATGATGTTGTACTTGATCGGGCAAGTAGTATCAATCTTGATCTCTTATATAACAAGCAAGTCTTAACAAAACTAGATGGCGCATGGATTAGAGAAAAACACAAAAATACTTATCAACTGACAAAAGGGACACTTGTAATAGACAGTAAAAAAGGCGTCTCTAGTGCCGATCATAATCCAGCGTTTATGTTGCAAGATGATGTTGGCATAACGGGTATGATTTTAATGTATAGCGGTAACTTTGAAGCGACATTCGAAGTGACACCTCACGACTTGTTAAGGGTGACATTAGGAATTAATCACTTTGATTTTCGATATACTTTGTCCAAAGACAGTACCTTTATTACACCAGAAGTTATTCTGAGTTATTCAGTTAAAGATGAAACCCATTTAGCGAATCAATTTCATCAGTTTATTAATGCGTATGTCATTCCAAAACAACATCAAAAAGCACGCCCAATTATCATTAATAACTGGGAAGCAACCTATTTTGATTTTAATGAAAAGAAGTTAATAGCCATCGCCAAAAAAGCAAAAAAACTTGGGATGGAACTGCTATGTCTAGATGACGGGTGGTTCGGACATAGGGATGATGATACATCGTCTCTAGGCGATTGGCAGACACATCCGAAGAAACTTAAAAAAGGCTTAGGAAAACTCATTACAAAAATCAATGCGATTGGACTTGAGTTTGGTTTATGGATTGAACCAGAAATGATATCAATTAATAGTGAACTCTATATAGCACATCCAGAATGGGCAATTCAACTGCCTGATACAGTTCCAAGCATTGGCAGAAACCAACTAGTTCTTGATTTAGCTCAACAAGCTGTTCAAGATTTTATCATTGAGACAGTGAGTGAGTTATTAAAAACCTATAATATAACCTATATTAAATGGGATCATAATCGTAATTTAACCGATAGTTATACCCCAGGTGATAATCCTTATGCCCATCACTATCTATATACAATGGGCTTATATCGTATAATCGAAACACTAACAACACGGCATCAGGATGTTTTGTTTGAATCATGTGCAAGTGGTGGAAATCGTGCTGACTTAGGGATGATGTACTATATGCCACAAACATGGACAAGCGATAATACTGATCCAGATGAACGATTACTCATTCAAGAAGGCGCTAGTTTATTTTATCCTTTATCAAACATGAGTAACCATGTCGCTTCAGAAGTGAGTCACCAAATGTTTCGCAAGACCCCACTTGAAACACGGTTTAATGTGGCAGCATTTGGGGTATTAGGCTATGAACTTGATGTGACCAAACTTACTCCTTTTGATGAAAAAGTTATTGCCAAACAAATTCTTTTTTATAAAACGTATCGTACACTATTTCAGTACGGCTATTTTCAAATCATTCCCCACCCAAAATACCATGTTTGGGCTGTTTATAATGATACATTTGATCAAGCCATTGTAATGGTCTACCAACATCATATGACACCGAATCCTCGGATTGAGCGGATTAAAATACCGCTTCTTACCAAAGGGTCATATACTGTAGAAACTAGGGAACAATTCTTTAATATTCGTGCCTTCGGCAGTTTAGTGAATGAAGCATTACCAATATCTTTAAAAGTACATTCATGGCTTTATAATACCATTGCGAATAGATACTTATTTAAAGCAAATACATTCAATGTCACTAGACAGTCAACAACCCTAAAACACCACGGATTAATTTTACCGCATGAGTTTACATCAACAGGATATAATGATCAGGTTATGCCCTTACCTGACTATAATTCACAACTATTTATACTAAAAAAAATTAAGGAGATAGACAATGACTAG
- a CDS encoding UDP-glucose--hexose-1-phosphate uridylyltransferase has product MTNIHSAIKSLVYYGKYNQLLTEDDIPYALNRLADLCQLDVFIDCEIDNAYKTNRPTELIKPLIAYAKANHLLAYDSVSQEDIFEAKCMDVILPRPSELNQQFFAKEHVNVVAATDFYYELSKQSNYIKTDRIEKNITWQSKTKYGTFDMTINLSKPEKDPKDIIKQKKQSSKGHIQCLLCKENVGYSGYTTNVGRTSHRVIPIDLNNEPFYLQYSPYVYYNEHCIVLHKDHTPMKVSKKTFKRLFDFVERFNHYFLGSNAGLPIVGGSILSHEHYQGGRHTFPIESADVLTSVQLDDVTLEKLYWPLSVIRLSSKNREKLEKVAIKLYHYWENYSDESVGIYSHTDAPHNAITPIARYQNGTYVLDMTLRNNLTSDAYPLGIFHPHQVHHHIKKENIGLIEVMGLAVLPARLKTELYAIIEALTNSTPLPKGLEHHHDWFKTLQDNKPTSNIKAFVYQETAKEFMYCLEDAGVFKQDDQGQRAFDKMIRGFLNA; this is encoded by the coding sequence ATGACTAATATACATAGCGCAATTAAATCCCTTGTTTATTATGGCAAGTATAATCAACTATTAACAGAAGATGATATCCCCTATGCATTAAACAGACTTGCTGATTTGTGTCAACTTGATGTATTTATAGATTGCGAGATTGATAATGCCTATAAAACAAATCGACCAACTGAGTTAATTAAACCACTAATCGCATATGCTAAAGCAAACCACTTATTGGCATACGATTCCGTTTCACAAGAAGATATATTTGAAGCTAAATGTATGGATGTGATATTGCCTCGTCCATCAGAGTTAAATCAACAGTTTTTCGCTAAAGAGCACGTTAACGTAGTAGCAGCAACTGACTTCTACTATGAACTATCAAAACAAAGTAATTATATTAAGACAGACCGCATAGAAAAGAATATCACATGGCAATCAAAGACAAAGTATGGCACCTTTGATATGACCATCAACCTAAGTAAGCCCGAAAAGGATCCAAAAGACATCATTAAACAAAAGAAACAATCTAGTAAAGGCCATATTCAGTGTTTACTATGTAAAGAAAATGTAGGATATAGTGGGTATACTACCAATGTGGGTCGAACATCTCACCGTGTGATCCCCATTGATTTGAACAACGAACCCTTCTATTTACAGTATTCACCCTATGTTTACTATAATGAACATTGTATCGTCTTACACAAAGATCATACACCAATGAAAGTCAGTAAAAAAACATTTAAACGGTTGTTTGACTTTGTCGAACGATTTAACCACTACTTCTTGGGCAGTAATGCGGGATTACCAATTGTTGGAGGCAGTATCTTGTCCCATGAACATTATCAAGGGGGACGACATACCTTTCCCATTGAATCTGCAGATGTGTTAACATCTGTACAATTAGACGACGTGACACTAGAAAAACTCTATTGGCCTCTATCGGTCATTAGATTATCGTCTAAAAACAGAGAAAAACTTGAAAAAGTTGCGATAAAACTATATCACTATTGGGAAAATTACAGCGATGAATCTGTTGGCATCTATAGTCATACTGATGCGCCTCACAATGCCATTACACCAATCGCAAGATATCAAAATGGTACATATGTATTAGATATGACATTACGAAACAACCTAACAAGTGATGCGTATCCACTGGGTATTTTTCATCCCCACCAGGTACACCATCACATTAAAAAAGAAAATATTGGGCTAATTGAAGTCATGGGGTTAGCCGTCTTGCCAGCTAGATTAAAGACTGAACTCTACGCCATTATTGAGGCGCTCACAAATAGTACCCCATTGCCTAAGGGTCTAGAACATCATCACGATTGGTTTAAGACACTACAAGATAACAAACCGACAAGCAATATAAAAGCATTTGTCTATCAAGAAACAGCCAAAGAATTCATGTATTGTTTAGAAGATGCAGGTGTCTTTAAACAAGATGATCAAGGACAACGAGCATTTGATAAAATGATTAGGGGGTTTTTAAATGCTTAA
- the galE gene encoding UDP-glucose 4-epimerase GalE yields the protein MRICVTGGAGYIGSHAVKMLVNHGHDVVVVDNLSTGYEQAVDPNATFYNCSILETDRLVSIFQEEAIEAIMHFAAFSIVPESMKNPLKYYNNNVYGTSCLLEAMHQANVTYIIFSSTAAVYGEQTTMPITEDMEELPTNPYGQTKLAMEHMMHWAEKAYGIKHIALRYFNVAGAYHDGSIGEAHNPETHLIPLILQVPLGQREEIYIFGDDYDTPDGSCIRDYIHVEDLIDAHILAIDYVKKTNNSTYFNLGSGDGYSVKEMIEAARDVTNLEIKASVKGRREGDPARLIASSQKAKDILKWAPKYTHVKDIIKAAWQFHESHPNGYHND from the coding sequence ATGCGTATATGTGTCACAGGAGGCGCTGGGTATATTGGCTCACATGCTGTAAAAATGTTGGTAAATCATGGCCACGATGTAGTGGTTGTCGATAATTTATCAACAGGATATGAACAAGCAGTTGACCCAAACGCCACATTTTATAACTGTAGTATTTTAGAGACCGATCGCTTAGTCTCAATATTTCAAGAAGAAGCAATTGAAGCAATCATGCATTTTGCCGCATTTAGTATTGTGCCAGAGAGTATGAAGAATCCGCTCAAGTATTATAATAACAATGTTTATGGCACTAGTTGTTTGTTAGAAGCAATGCATCAAGCAAACGTTACCTACATTATCTTTAGTTCAACAGCTGCAGTGTATGGTGAACAAACAACAATGCCAATTACAGAAGATATGGAAGAGTTACCAACGAATCCTTACGGACAAACAAAACTTGCAATGGAACATATGATGCACTGGGCTGAAAAAGCATATGGTATTAAACATATTGCATTACGGTATTTCAATGTTGCAGGGGCATATCACGATGGAAGTATTGGAGAAGCACATAACCCTGAAACCCATCTAATTCCCCTGATTTTACAAGTACCACTTGGGCAACGTGAAGAAATTTATATCTTTGGGGATGATTACGATACACCTGATGGCAGCTGTATTCGTGATTACATCCATGTCGAGGATTTAATTGATGCGCATATTTTGGCAATTGACTATGTCAAAAAAACCAATAACAGTACGTATTTTAACTTAGGTAGTGGCGATGGATACAGTGTTAAGGAAATGATTGAAGCGGCTAGAGATGTTACAAATCTAGAAATCAAGGCATCTGTAAAAGGTCGTAGAGAAGGAGACCCCGCAAGATTAATCGCATCTAGTCAAAAAGCTAAAGACATATTAAAGTGGGCACCAAAATATACCCATGTAAAAGATATTATAAAAGCAGCTTGGCAGTTTCACGAGTCTCATCCAAATGGGTATCACAATGACTAA
- a CDS encoding galactokinase, producing the protein MIKELIEQNKVFLKDTPEVYFSPGRVNLIGEHIDYHGGNVFPAAIELGIYAFVTKRNDQQFKVKSLQMNDSPIMIQMNDLAYAKKRGWANFISGMMAACLDTIPSHGLNIVFYSNLPSSSGLSSSAALEVLVGVILNQTYALGIPRKQLVQIAQDVENNYIHVKCGIMDQFAVGMGKKDHAIFLNTDTLDYELVPFVLKEYKLMIANTNKSRQLADSKYNERVNECRAALEIIQKDYKDVPYLSALELTDLEAVEHVLKDDLLFRRVRHVVTETKRTNQAVDLLKKGNIKSFGELLNQSHMSLKNDYEVSCHELDVLVDAFLKEGAIGARMTGAGFGGCIVAIVKTSFNVANEQQIQNIYTSKIHLHTDIYQANPSDGTKKINIEELL; encoded by the coding sequence ATGATTAAAGAACTCATTGAGCAAAACAAAGTATTTTTGAAAGATACACCAGAGGTGTATTTTTCACCTGGAAGAGTGAACTTAATCGGTGAACATATTGACTATCATGGGGGAAATGTCTTTCCAGCAGCGATTGAACTTGGCATTTATGCATTTGTTACAAAACGTAACGACCAACAATTCAAAGTTAAAAGTTTACAGATGAATGATAGTCCTATTATGATTCAAATGAATGATTTGGCGTATGCTAAAAAACGAGGCTGGGCAAACTTTATCTCAGGTATGATGGCAGCGTGTTTAGACACAATCCCCTCACATGGATTAAACATTGTGTTTTATTCTAATTTACCAAGTAGTTCGGGACTGTCATCAAGCGCAGCATTAGAAGTTCTCGTTGGCGTTATATTAAACCAAACATATGCATTAGGTATTCCCCGTAAGCAACTTGTGCAAATCGCTCAAGATGTTGAAAACAACTATATTCATGTGAAATGTGGTATCATGGATCAGTTTGCGGTTGGAATGGGGAAAAAAGATCATGCTATTTTTTTGAATACTGACACACTCGATTACGAACTTGTACCGTTTGTTCTAAAGGAGTATAAGTTAATGATTGCCAATACTAATAAGTCGCGACAACTAGCTGATTCAAAATATAATGAACGTGTTAATGAATGTCGAGCGGCCTTAGAAATCATTCAAAAAGACTATAAAGATGTTCCGTATTTAAGTGCACTTGAGCTCACCGATTTAGAAGCTGTTGAGCATGTATTAAAAGATGACCTCCTCTTTCGGAGAGTTCGCCATGTAGTGACTGAAACAAAACGAACAAATCAAGCCGTTGATTTACTCAAGAAAGGGAATATTAAATCTTTTGGTGAGCTTCTCAACCAAAGTCATATGTCTTTAAAAAATGACTATGAGGTAAGCTGTCATGAACTAGATGTCTTAGTTGATGCCTTTCTCAAAGAAGGTGCGATTGGTGCGCGGATGACAGGCGCAGGATTTGGTGGATGCATTGTGGCGATTGTTAAAACGTCATTCAACGTGGCAAATGAACAACAAATTCAAAACATCTATACCTCAAAAATACATTTACATACAGATATCTATCAAGCAAACCCATCAGATGGGACAAAGAAAATAAATATAGAGGAGTTGCTATAA
- a CDS encoding alcohol dehydrogenase catalytic domain-containing protein encodes MKSVKVTGYGGLDQLNIVTHDMLEPKDHEVLLKVKACGINNTEIWMREGAYGQGQKSGWRPEGVDFPRTPGSDIAGSIVKVGKDVDSSMIGKDVVLFPFTSSGTDGLEHISEDMAFIGSEYDGGYAEYVVWPADLCFPMPLPDYTKSSAITVSGLTAWHMAEQLKIQEGETILVTGANGGVGLYNVQIAANVFGQKSLPLLVIKT; translated from the coding sequence ATGAAATCTGTAAAAGTAACTGGATATGGTGGATTGGATCAACTAAACATCGTTACTCATGATATGCTTGAACCAAAAGATCATGAGGTTTTATTGAAGGTCAAAGCCTGTGGTATTAATAACACAGAGATTTGGATGCGTGAAGGTGCCTATGGGCAGGGTCAGAAATCTGGATGGCGACCTGAAGGTGTTGATTTCCCTAGGACACCTGGATCGGATATCGCAGGGTCGATTGTCAAAGTTGGCAAAGATGTTGATAGTAGTATGATTGGCAAAGATGTCGTGTTGTTTCCCTTCACATCAAGTGGCACAGATGGATTAGAACACATTTCAGAAGATATGGCATTTATAGGATCAGAATATGATGGTGGTTATGCTGAGTATGTTGTTTGGCCTGCCGACTTATGCTTTCCTATGCCTTTACCTGACTATACAAAAAGTTCGGCTATCACAGTAAGTGGACTCACCGCTTGGCATATGGCTGAACAACTAAAAATTCAAGAAGGTGAGACCATCCTAGTTACTGGCGCAAACGGTGGTGTAGGATTATATAATGTCCAGATAGCTGCTAATGTATTTGGGCAAAAATCATTGCCATTATTGGTGATAAAGACTTAG